TCGCTGCCCGGTCTCTGTGGTGGCGTGCCAGTAGATGACGGGAAGGCTCGGTGCATCTCCGCTCGGTGGTTGGGCCGCATACTTCAAGCGGTATGCATCACAGGCCAACGTTTTGCCCGTGCGTGAGTCTCCAATCACGCGACACGCTTGCCGACAATGCCGCTTATCGTCTAACCACGTATGAAACTGTTGCACCGCTTCGAGTTCGACAAAACATTGACGTTGCAATCGTTCGATCGCCTCTTGCGCTTCACGCTCTATCTTGCGAGTAGGTAGTTTCAGTAGATCGCAAATTCTCTAGGAAAGGGGTAGGGTCAGGCTAAAAGCATTAGATCAAGCCATGACGACCTACCCATCTTCATTATCTCCTGCTCCCGCTCTGACCGATGAAGGGACACTGGAAGCTGCCCTTGATTGTCTACTCGAGTCTGTTCCACTGAACATGAAAGGCGGATACACCCCCCAAGACCTATTCGAGATCCTGCTGCGGGCTGCCAGCCGAGGCGATAGCATCGAACACACGGCTCAACGCTTGCAAGGTACACCCAGTGGTAATGGTATCCGCTATCACTTGGATAAGTTGGATGAGATGGCCACACTGGAGAGCCAACTCAATGCGGCTCTGCAAAGCCGAATTCCACCCAAGATTTGCAGAAGGCAGCATCGCATTGCCATCGATTTACACTTAATTCCCTACTACGGCAACCCAAGTGAGGTGGAGGCTCCCTACATCTACCGCTCTCAAGCTAAAGCTGGAACTACCTCATTCTTCGCCTATGCCACAGTCTATGTTGTCTGTCGTCACAAACGTGTGACCCTAGGGATTCATGCAGTGCATCGTCAAGAAACCTTAGTGGCGACCCTGACTTATTTGCTCGCAAGGTTGAGTCCGCTGCGAGTCCGAGTCAAACGGCTTTACCTGGACCGAGGGTTCTATAGTGTCCCTGTCATCCGTTGGCTGAAGGCATTGCAGATTCCCTTCCTGATGCCTGCGGTGATTCGGGGCAAAACTGGAGGAACCCGTCAACTGCTAAGGGGAC
This region of Trichocoleus desertorum NBK24 genomic DNA includes:
- a CDS encoding ISH3 family transposase encodes the protein MTTYPSSLSPAPALTDEGTLEAALDCLLESVPLNMKGGYTPQDLFEILLRAASRGDSIEHTAQRLQGTPSGNGIRYHLDKLDEMATLESQLNAALQSRIPPKICRRQHRIAIDLHLIPYYGNPSEVEAPYIYRSQAKAGTTSFFAYATVYVVCRHKRVTLGIHAVHRQETLVATLTYLLARLSPLRVRVKRLYLDRGFYSVPVIRWLKALQIPFLMPAVIRGKTGGTRQLLRGRRSYQTPYTLNSPQYGSVNCQMRVICNYYKGLKGKHGIQYTVYVLHRVKVALHQTHRHYRDRFGIETSYRIKNQCRIRTTSKNPVTRFLFVALAFVLVNLWVYLLWFFISRTQRGGRVVYRELFALKTMLEFLSQAVERHFPVITAIYLPALE